One genomic window of Bos taurus isolate L1 Dominette 01449 registration number 42190680 breed Hereford chromosome Y, ARS-UCD2.0, whole genome shotgun sequence includes the following:
- the LOC132344510 gene encoding testis-specific Y-encoded protein 3-like, giving the protein MESETGPEEGGSTPGSWILVVSPGLHEGGALGPSSPVWAAEAMQAAGGAPGEEATLFWVEAVEEGAAVEEGEVAGLGQEFQLLVLDVMEEVEVVAYEEQEQVSSEEHVHDHPRPGALSDRPALEALAALQLELEPVNKKAERAHARLKHKTSQRRKVHLEHRSAIIQGIRGFWVEVFMNHPQMSVLMSKQDADMLHFMTNLEVEEFRHPTRHCKITLSFRRNRYFQNEVIVKEYLMKVTGYHASRSTPVQWHQGFEWKAYRRRHHDSSVNFFNWFFDHNFTGSDWIAEIIIRDLWPNPLQYYVRRKAAPQKVPGGREEPDPPSF; this is encoded by the exons ATGGAGAGTGAGACGGGGCCAGAGGAAGGCGGCAGCACTCCGGGatcctggatcttagttgtgagcccgggtcttcatgagggaggggccctggggccttCCAGTCCGGTGTGGGCGGCAGAGGCGATGCAGGCCGCAGGTGGTGCGCCAGGCGAGGAGGCCACCCTCTTCTgggtggaggcagtggaggaaggtgcggctgtggaggagggagaggtggcgGGACTCGGGCAGGAGTTCCAGCTGCTGGTGTTGGacgtcatggaggaggtggaggtggtggcataCGAGGAGCAGGAGCAGGTGTCCTCGGAGGAGCATGTCCACGACCATCCAAGGCCCGGAGCCCTGAGTGACCGGCCTGCACTGGAGGCGCTGGCGGCcctgcagctggagctggagcccgTGAATAAGAAAGCCGAAAGGGCGCATGCTCGCCTGAAACATAAGACCAGTCAGCGGCGGAAGGTGCATCTAGAGCACagaagcgccatcatccagggcatccgtgGCTTCTGGGTCGAAGTT tttATGAACCACCCCCAAATGTCAGTTTTGATGAGCAAGCAAGATGCAGACATGCTTCACTTCATGACCAACTTGGAG GTGGAGGAATTCAGGCATCCCACTCGTCACTGCAAGATCACATTGTCCTTTCGGAGGAATAGGTATTTCCAGAATGAAGTGATTGTCAAGGAGTACCTGATGAAGGTCACTG GATACCACGCATCTCGTTCCACTCCAGTTCAGTGGCACCAGGGCTTTGAATGGAAGGCATACAGGCGCAGGCACCACGACAGCAGCGTTAACTTCTTCAACTGGTTCTTTGACCACAATTTCACAGGATCTGactggattgctgag ATCATCATAAGGGATCTGTGGCCCAATCCTTTGCAGTACTATGTGAGGAGGAAGGCTGCACCACAAAAGGTACCAGGAGGACGAGAG